A region of Kribbella sp. NBC_01245 DNA encodes the following proteins:
- a CDS encoding YciI family protein yields the protein MTGETRVGGIGCVAAGTDETNAAMMANVDEMMAATRRFIEETAKAGVYVAAEGLDAPGQGVVVHFSDEAPVVTDGPYGETKELFGGFFLLDVASKQEAVEWAKRVPSVPGSKIEIRRVPGEDEVPQENGNFVKEAALRESSGQI from the coding sequence TTGACGGGCGAAACGCGGGTCGGAGGGATCGGCTGCGTCGCGGCGGGCACCGATGAGACGAACGCGGCCATGATGGCCAACGTCGACGAGATGATGGCCGCGACCCGCCGGTTCATCGAGGAGACGGCCAAGGCCGGCGTTTACGTCGCGGCCGAGGGGCTGGACGCTCCGGGCCAGGGCGTCGTGGTGCACTTCAGCGACGAGGCCCCGGTGGTCACGGACGGGCCGTACGGAGAGACCAAGGAATTGTTCGGGGGCTTCTTCCTGCTCGATGTCGCCTCGAAGCAGGAGGCGGTCGAATGGGCCAAGCGGGTCCCGTCGGTCCCCGGGTCCAAGATCGAAATCCGGCGCGTGCCCGGGGAGGACGAGGTCCCGCAGGAAAACGGGAATTTCGTCAAGGAAGCGGCCTTGCGCGAGAGCAGCGGCCAGATCTGA
- a CDS encoding RNA polymerase sigma factor codes for MATADVEAVWRIESARIVAALTRFTGDFGLAEDATQEAVAEALASWPVAAPANPAGWLMATARRRAIDAVRRRTALQDRYALLAAGPAVDDEIDPDRIDDDVLAPMFVSCHPVLSREARVALTLRVVGGLSSEEIARAFLVPVPTVQARITRGKKTIAAAGVPFELPAADERRERLGGVLSVLYVIFTEGSTATSGDRLLRPDLAYEAIRLARTLAALAKASTRGLGPYGLQAAIAAAHASAPSVEATDWDRIVVLYEALGRVAPSPVVELNRAVAVAMASGPAQALAIVDELIALDRLPRSHLVPTVRGELLARLGRRPEARAELELAARLCANQRERSVLLRKAAALD; via the coding sequence ATGGCGACGGCCGACGTCGAGGCCGTCTGGCGGATCGAGTCGGCGCGGATCGTCGCCGCGCTGACCCGGTTCACCGGCGATTTCGGGCTGGCCGAGGATGCTACCCAGGAGGCGGTGGCTGAGGCGCTGGCGTCGTGGCCGGTTGCCGCTCCGGCCAATCCGGCCGGCTGGCTGATGGCCACGGCCCGGCGGCGGGCGATCGACGCGGTCCGCCGGCGGACCGCCCTGCAGGACCGGTACGCCCTGCTGGCGGCCGGCCCGGCGGTCGACGACGAAATCGACCCCGACAGGATCGACGACGACGTATTGGCGCCGATGTTCGTCAGCTGCCACCCGGTGCTCTCCCGCGAGGCCCGGGTGGCGCTGACCCTGCGCGTGGTCGGCGGCCTGTCCAGCGAGGAGATCGCCCGCGCGTTCCTCGTGCCTGTGCCGACCGTGCAGGCCCGCATCACCCGGGGCAAGAAGACGATCGCGGCGGCCGGGGTGCCGTTCGAGCTGCCGGCGGCCGACGAGCGCCGGGAGCGGCTCGGCGGTGTGCTCAGCGTCCTCTACGTGATCTTCACCGAGGGGTCGACGGCCACGTCGGGCGACCGGCTGCTGCGCCCCGACCTCGCGTACGAGGCGATCCGGCTGGCCCGCACGCTGGCCGCGCTGGCCAAGGCATCGACTCGCGGCCTCGGTCCCTATGGCCTGCAGGCCGCGATCGCCGCCGCCCACGCGTCGGCGCCCTCGGTCGAGGCGACCGATTGGGACCGGATCGTAGTGCTCTACGAGGCGCTCGGCCGGGTCGCGCCCTCGCCGGTGGTGGAACTCAATCGGGCCGTCGCCGTGGCCATGGCCTCGGGTCCGGCGCAAGCCCTGGCCATCGTGGACGAGCTGATCGCCTTGGACCGGCTCCCCCGTTCGCATTTGGTTCCGACCGTACGCGGGGAGCTGCTGGCCCGCCTCGGCCGGCGACCGGAGGCGCGCGCCGAGCTGGAGCTGGCGGCCCGGCTGTGCGCCAACCAGCGCGAACGCTCAGTGCTGCTGCGCAAGGCGGCCGCGCTGGACTGA